Proteins from a genomic interval of Gadus macrocephalus chromosome 2, ASM3116895v1:
- the LOC132451086 gene encoding uncharacterized protein LOC132451086 isoform X1: protein MGNYRQRMMAAGCLEVLVNKRKRKGNTKPVKKAKKGEIHYLPEPPDGQSTVKSEKDRETMLLEVQKREPDLHLLDELMTATFSQRRQEIIGDEPLISAVKDRWPALFSERQLSAEFSRIVTKDLLESFLDGLDALVPGVLQMYGEAAASGRRVRLSSVLSCLQKEDTNQNKRAAVLLGLPCYLAEDSSDIIRMCDAHGETLDVLMSGMQVGLLIGHEGPLHDAFPLDVFNVALVVEEKIILHDLGDVSTGFAMLLGAIYCLNLEYPRNMKYSFEFLQRVVMNIKPDQCSARIHGLRNKMLRYHM from the exons ATGGGCAATTACCGTCAGAGGATGATGGCAGCTGGATGCCTCGAAGTTCttgtaaataaaagaaaaagaaagggaaACACCAAGCCAGTCAAGAAGGCAAAAAAGGGAGAGATCCACTACTTACCAGAGCCACCTGATGGACAAAGTACTGTTAAATCAGAGAAGGATCGTGAGACCATGCTTTTGGAAGTGCAGAAGAGAGAGCCAGATTTGCACCTGCTCGATGAATTGATGACTGCAACATTCTCCCAGCGAAGACAAGAGATCATTGGTGACGAGCCACTCATTTCTGCAGTCAAGGACAGATGGCCTGCATTGTTTAGTGAGAGACAG CTCAGTGCTGAGTTCAGTAGAATCGTCACCAAAGACCTGCTGGAGTCATTCCTGGATGGACTTGATGCCTTGGTGCCAGGTGTTCTACAGATGTACGGAGAAGCTGCTGCATCAGGCAGGAGGGTGCGCCTGAGCAGTGTTCTCAGTTGTCTTCAAAAGGAG GACACGAACCAAAACAAAAGAGCAGCTGTCCTACTTGGTCTTCCATGCTACCTTGCAGAAGATTCCTCTGACATAATCAGGATGTGTGAT GCTCATGGTGAAACCCTTGACGTGCTAATGAGCGGGATGCAAGTTGGACTGTTGATTGGACACGAAGGCCCTCTGCATGATGCATTTCCATTGGATGTTTTCAACGTGGCTCTGGTAGTAGAGGAGAAGATAATCCTACATGACCTCGGAGATGTGTCCACAGGCTTTGCCATGTTACTGGGTGCAATCTACTGCCTAAACCTTGAGTACCCACGTAATATGAAGTATTCTTTTGAGTTCCTTCAGAGGGTTGTCATGAACATTAAACCGGACCAATGTTCAGCCAGAATCCATGGACTCAGAAATAAAATGCTTAGATATCACATGTAA
- the LOC132451069 gene encoding nuclear apoptosis-inducing factor 1-like, whose amino-acid sequence MAGQRKAKKRNFTEVEVETLVGEVEARKEILFGGHGIGITNIKKQNEWQHVAAAVNAVSGTERTVPELKKKWSDIKVGAKQRLSSHRQSVTATGGGPRTPDLTPIDTKVASIIGTASVSGIVSEREGDTDNTEEQESAVGGEKDDDAGEGPSAAGHPAAPTPSTKRQSAGRVLTDAVLQQQRETIDAVNNLTEEMRQIRNVITEIATILKDTVKK is encoded by the exons atggcaggacagagaaaagccaaaaaaagaaacttcacggaggttgaggtggagacacttgtgggtgaggtggaggcccgaaaagaaattttgttcggcggtcacgggatcgggatcaccaacattaaaaaacagaatgagtggcaacatgttgctgcggcAGTGAACGCTGTCAGTGGTACGGAGCGCACAGTACCCGAATTGAAAAAGAAGTGGTCCGACATAAAG GTGGGtgcaaagcagaggctgtcctcACACCGCCAGAGCGTGACTGCAACTGGAGGGGGACCCAGGACTCCTGACCTAACACCAATTGACACGAAAGTTGCATCCATAATTGGCACCGCAAGCGTGAGTGGCATCGTGTCCGAAAGGGAAGGAGACACTGACAACACAGAAGAACAAG AGTCAGCGGTCGGTGGGGAGAAGGACGATGATGCCGGCGAGGGGCCCTCGGCCGCAGGTCATCCGgctgcccccacccccagcaccaagcGTCAGTCCGCTGGTCGGGTCCTCACAGACGCAGTTCTGCAGCAACAGAGGGAAACGATAGATGCAGTCAACAACTTGACTGAGGAGATGAGGCAGATTCGAAATGTTATCACTGAAATTGCCACAATATTAAAAGATACTGTGAAAAAATGA
- the LOC132451086 gene encoding uncharacterized protein LOC132451086 isoform X2 has product MGNYRQRMMAAGCLEVLVNKRKRKGNTKPVKKAKKGEIHYLPEPPDGQSTVKSEKDRETMLLEVQKREPDLHLLDELMTATFSQRRQEIIGDEPLISAVKDRWPALFSERQLSAEFSRIVTKDLLESFLDGLDALVPGVLQMYGEAAASGRRVRLSSVLSCLQKEAHGETLDVLMSGMQVGLLIGHEGPLHDAFPLDVFNVALVVEEKIILHDLGDVSTGFAMLLGAIYCLNLEYPRNMKYSFEFLQRVVMNIKPDQCSARIHGLRNKMLRYHM; this is encoded by the exons ATGGGCAATTACCGTCAGAGGATGATGGCAGCTGGATGCCTCGAAGTTCttgtaaataaaagaaaaagaaagggaaACACCAAGCCAGTCAAGAAGGCAAAAAAGGGAGAGATCCACTACTTACCAGAGCCACCTGATGGACAAAGTACTGTTAAATCAGAGAAGGATCGTGAGACCATGCTTTTGGAAGTGCAGAAGAGAGAGCCAGATTTGCACCTGCTCGATGAATTGATGACTGCAACATTCTCCCAGCGAAGACAAGAGATCATTGGTGACGAGCCACTCATTTCTGCAGTCAAGGACAGATGGCCTGCATTGTTTAGTGAGAGACAG CTCAGTGCTGAGTTCAGTAGAATCGTCACCAAAGACCTGCTGGAGTCATTCCTGGATGGACTTGATGCCTTGGTGCCAGGTGTTCTACAGATGTACGGAGAAGCTGCTGCATCAGGCAGGAGGGTGCGCCTGAGCAGTGTTCTCAGTTGTCTTCAAAAGGAG GCTCATGGTGAAACCCTTGACGTGCTAATGAGCGGGATGCAAGTTGGACTGTTGATTGGACACGAAGGCCCTCTGCATGATGCATTTCCATTGGATGTTTTCAACGTGGCTCTGGTAGTAGAGGAGAAGATAATCCTACATGACCTCGGAGATGTGTCCACAGGCTTTGCCATGTTACTGGGTGCAATCTACTGCCTAAACCTTGAGTACCCACGTAATATGAAGTATTCTTTTGAGTTCCTTCAGAGGGTTGTCATGAACATTAAACCGGACCAATGTTCAGCCAGAATCCATGGACTCAGAAATAAAATGCTTAGATATCACATGTAA
- the LOC132451077 gene encoding uncharacterized protein LOC132451077, with translation MWKCKFCAFSSSGQGKIIQHYKEHHGHHRRCSGLVCIYQDCLNTFQTQTELKNHLKEHSKGHKIVTKLCCDLCTFSEPSNIIKYCAHLKTHLRNRETVKCPFAGCSFKSNVLSTFTSHRSRYHRLSTLNSLRPELFVHHALTNAVLEEDSVSGTEASTSYDSVPEGVPPLENGESIKRQLASLFIRMQTILHVSNSAVQEVIDELFDIGDFAYKNIKTIIEKVLEENNCAADASVVTSLSDEIQSLNPLKFLSRAGPLGTERKRQSFSRKIFTVIEPVEYVLNPQEKNHSFVYVPILDLLSKLLERSEILETLQRSNGQEGHYCSFQDDEYFKENKLFAEELGIALGLYIDDFEICIPLGTSRKKHKLCGIYWVIANLPIRLRSTLSSIYLAALCKTVHVKQYGYSKVLEPLIRDLQHLETTGVFVKRLGSCVKGTVLYVSADNLGAHSLAGYQESFNVEKFCRFCLANLKDIQHHDVRSGAFTLRTPELFDEAINVLNTTNASCVHGLKRDCPLSRLAHFHPAKGFPPDFLHDLLEGIVPVELCICLSDLIAKKYFTLNDLNDRIASFPFQFSDKTNRPQTIPTNFSKKRTIGGNGHENWALLRFLPLLIGHHIPESEKTWSVILELKDIVEVLSSPSFTTETLCYLQAKISDHRQLLLELFPGTKLRPKHHYLENYPVLIQKFGPLIEFWTIRFEAKHSFFKRMVHNTGNFKNILHTLATRHQLMLSYYLEMPTIFKPSIETGRVSVVSVGILDAAIREAVWNKFEGLDSVSLTSIAYLNGTKYSKGMVLSVGQTCGLPDFGRVLEICVVDGCISY, from the coding sequence ATGTGGAAATGTAAGTTTTGTGCCTTTTCCTCCAGTGGCCAAGGAAAAATAATACAGCATTATAAAGAGCATCATGGACATCACCGGAGGTGTTCAGGCCTTGTCTGCATTTATCAAGACTGTTTGAACACATTTCAAACCCAAACTGAACTTAAAAACCACTTGAAAGAACATTCAAAAGGTCATAAAATTGTGACCAAGTTATGCTGTGATTTGTGTACATTCTCAGAGCCTAGTAACATTATCAAATATTGTGCCCATCTGAAGACTCATTTGAGGAACAGGGAAACAGTTAAATGTCCGTTTGCAGGTTGCTCTTTCAAGTCCAATGTACTGTCAACATTTACTTCTCATAGAAGTCGCTATCATAGGTTGTCCACCTTAAACAGTTTAAGACCAGAGCTTTTTGTACACCATGCACTTACAAATGCAGTGCTAGAAGAGGATTCTGTTTCTGGGACTGAGGCATCAACTTCATATGATTCAGTACCCGAGGGTGTACCTCCTCTTGAAAATGGAGAGTCAATTAAACGTCAGTTGGCATCTTTATTTATCCGTATGCAAACAATTCTGCATGTTTCAAATTCTGCAGTACAGGAAGTAATTGATGAGTTATTTGACATTGGAGACTTTGcctataaaaatattaaaacaattataGAGAAAGTTTTGGAGGAAAATAACTGTGCAGCTGATGCCTCTGTTGTAACATCATTGTCTGATGAAATACAATCGTTGAACCCACTCAAATTTCTTTCAAGAGCAGGGCCTTTGGGCACAGAACGTAAAAGGCAGTCATTTTCCAGAAAGATTTTTACAGTGATTGAACCGGTTGAATATGTGCTAAATCCACAAGAAAAAAATCATTCATTTGTTTATGTTCCTATTTTAGATTTGTTAAGTAAGTTGTTGGAAAGAAGTGAGATTCTAGAGACATTACAGAGATCCAATGGACAGGAAGGTCATTACTGCTCATTTCAAGATGAtgaatactttaaagaaaacaaactttTTGCTGAAGAATTAGGCATAGCTCTTGGCTTATACATTGATGATTTTGAAATCTGTATTCCATTGGGAACTTCAAGAAAGAAACATAAGTTGTGTGGTATATATTGGGTGATAGCTAACTTACCCATAAGACTTAGATCAACATTATCATCAATTTATCTAGCTGCATTGTGCAAAACTGTACatgtaaaacaatatggttacaGCAAAGTTTTGGAGCCTCTGATTAGAGACCTTCAGCATTTAGAGACGACTGGTGTATTTGTGAAAAGACTTGGGTCTTGTGTCAAAGGTACTGTTTTGTATGTGTCTGCCGATAACTTAGGTGCACACTCCCTTGCTGGATACCAAGAGTCTTTCAACGTGGAGAAATTTTGCAGATTTTGTTTGGCTAACCTTAAAGATATTCAGCATCATGATGTCAGAAGTGGGGCATTTACTTTGAGAACACCAGAACTGTTTGATGAAGCCATTAATGTGCTTAACACAACTAATGCCTCGTGTGTTCATGGTTTGAAGAGAGACTGTCCTTTAAGCAGACTTGCCCACTTTCATCCTGCAAAAGGTTTTCCACCTGATTTTCTGCACGATTTATTGGAGGGAATTGTACCTGTGGAACTATGCATATGTCTTTCAGATCTTATTGCTAAAAAGTATTTCACATTGAATGATCTTAATGATAGAATAGCATCATTTCCTTTTCAGTTTTCTGACAAAACTAACAGGCctcagacaataccaacaaacttttcaaaaaaaagaacaattgGTGGCAATGGACACGAGAACTGGGCACTTCTGAGATTTCTTCCACTGTTGATTGGCCATCATATTCCAGAGAGTGAAAAGACTTGGTCTGTGATCCTTGAACTGAAAGACATTGTGGAGGTGTTATCAAGCCCCTCATTCACAACAGAAACCCTGTGCTACCTACAAGCCAAAATTTCTGACCACAGACAGTTGCTCTTAGAATTATTTCCTGGTACTAAATTACGCCCTAAACATCATTATCTTGAAAATTATCCTGTTCTGATTCAGAAATTTGGACCATTAATTGAGTTCTGGACAATACGATTTGAGGCAaaacattctttttttaaaagaatGGTTCACAATACTGGCAATTTCAAAAATATTCTGCACACGTTGGCCACAAGACATCAACTGATGTTGTCATATTACTTGGAGATGCCAACTATTTTCAAGCCAAGCATTGAGACTGGACGAGTATCAGTTGTGTCTGTGGGCATCCTAGATGCTGCAATCAGAGAGGCTGTATGGAATAAGTTTGAAGGTCTGGACTCTGTTTCACTCACCTCCATTGCTTACTTGAATGGGACAAAATATTCTAAAGGCATGGTACTCTCAGTTGGACAGACGTGTGGACTGCCAGATTTTGGGAGAGTATTGGAGATCTGTGTAGTGGATGGTTGCATATCATACTGA